From Deltaproteobacteria bacterium:
TCAGGTGCTGGGGTTCGAGGGGTTCTGTCCCTGTGTCCGGCAGGGAGTACATAAAGTATGGCGGCGACACGACCTGTGTCGAGGTTATGAGCGCCTCGGGCGACCTCATAATTCTGGACGCGGGGACCGGCATAAGGCTACTCGGCAACAGGCTCTCGAACGACGGGACCCGGAAGTTAAACCTCCTTTTAACGCACGCCCACTGGGACCATCTCTTCGGGTTCCCGTTCTTCAAGCCCATATACGCGAAAGGGAGCGAGATAAAGATCTACGGGCCGCAGCCCACGCAGGACTCGCTTAAGCGCATAATCTCGAAGACCATGACAGCGCCCAATTTCCCGGTAGAGTTCGAGGACATAAAGGCGGACATAAGCTTCCTCGGCATGGGCTTCAACGGCTACTCCATAGGCTCGGTAAAGGTCTCGACAATACCGCTCAGCCACCCCAACATGGGGGTTGGCTACAGGCTCGAAGAGGACGGGAAGGCCTTCGTCTTCCTTACGGATAACGAGCTTGCCTACCGCCATCCCTTCGGCCTCGGGTATGAGGGATACCGCGAGTTCAGCAAGGGGGCAGACCTCCTCTTTCACGACGCCGAGTACCGAAAGGACGAATACGAGGCCCACACAAGCGGCTGGGGGCACTCGACCTATCTGGACGCGGTGCGGCTCGCGATGGAGGCGGGCGTAAGGAAACTGGGGCTCTTTCACCAGAACCAGGACAGGACCGACGACCAGGTCGACCGTATCGTCGAAGAATGCAGGGGTTTGATAAAAAAGAACGGCTCAGGGCTTGAATGCCTGGCCGTGGCGGCAGGTACTCAAATAGAAATCTGACCTTATGCGAAGCATGGCCCGTCAGGGGTCCCTTATATCCTTGGGCACTCCGGCTATCCGCGCCTTCCTCTGGAGCTCCTCGTATTCTTCCCGCAAGGCCGCAAGGTTCCTCAGGTCCGCAGGAAGCTCCTCTTTATAAAGGTTGTACTTCGCTACCTGCTCTGAGGCGAAGACCTGCCCGAACCTCCTTCCGGCCTCGAAGACCTCCACGAAATTCGTCTTCACGTTGATGGCCTGCTGAAGCTCGTTAATTTCGCCTGCCTTCCGGGCCAGCGAAAGCCGCCACCAGTCGAGCGTCTGGTCGCCGTAAAGGACCGCGCCGGGCTCGGCAGGGAGAGGCGGCGGCGTTTCGGTTTCGAACTGAGGTCCCTTTTCCGCCTGCTCTTCCTTTTGCACCCTCACCCTGCCGCGCCATTCCTGGGGGACCTTTTCCATACTGTCTGTTATGTGGACGTTCCCCTGCCCATCGGTCCAATAGTAGAGCTCGGCAAAGGCCGGAGGGGCCATTATAAGCGCGGCGAGAAGGAAAAGTATAAGCCTCATGAGGCCCTCTTTTAGCCCTGACGGGCATGGATGGATTTTTAACGGCTTTTGAACACTTTAAGGATTGCCGCTTTGATGAGTAAGTATAATCTACCGGGTGCTGCCAGTCAAATACTGGCTCGCTTCGATAACCTTGCCGTCCGTCGAGACAACGACCGCCCCGCCCGAATCGGTCCTCATTACCCTGACGCCCAGGGCCGAATACCTCTCAAGCGCCTCCCTGTGCGGGAAGCCGAAGGCATTAAGCCTTGCCGTCGATATGACGGCTATCTCCGGGCTTACGGCGGCAAGGAACGCCGCGCCGGAGGAGCTCCTGGAGCCGTGGTGCGGGACCTTGAGCACGGTCGAGGCGAGGGCAGGGCCGGAAAGGAGCGCTTCATTTTTCCCTATGTCCCCGGTGAAAAGGAAGCTGTCTTTTCCGTATGTTACCTTCATGACAACCGACGCCTCGTTCAGGTCCAGGCCCTCCGTGCCCTCTGTGGGGTGGAGAAGCCGGACGGTTGCCCCGTCGATCGTTTTTTCAGGAGTGGAGTCGTTCACGACCCTGACTCGCGCGCCCCTCTCCTTTAGCGCTGTGCCGAGCCTTCCGAGGTCCCCGTGGCCATTCCACCAGAACTCGCCAACCCTGAAATTCTCCGCTATGAACGGGAGCCCTCCCATGTGATCCTGCTGGGCGTGGCTCAGGAGCATGTAATCTATCTTTTTTATTCCCTTTGACCTGAGGAACGGGGCTATAATCCTCTCGCCTGTGTCGAAGTCAGGGTTGTTGAGTCCTCCGCCGTCAACGAGCATGGTTGCGCCGTCAGGGAATTCTATAAACGAGGCGTCTCCCTGCCCCACGCTTAAGAAGGTGACCGTGAGCTTTCCGGGGTTGCCTTTGTAAAAAATTCCCCTGGCCCCGTAGCTCGCGATCAAAAGGAGGGCCAGGGCAATGACCGGGAGTCGTGCCCGCCTCCACTCAAGCCTTACAGCGCAGATGATAAGGGCATAGAAGATCGCTATTTCATGGAGCGGGGGCGGAGCGACCCAGGAGGAGGCGTAGGGAATGGAGGAGAAAATCCTTGCCGCGCCAGCGATGATGCTGAAGACAAGGTCTGCTATCTTAAGCGGGATAAATGCCAGGGCCTCTGAAAAAGGCAGGAGCACTGCCGAGACGAGTAGTGAAGGCACGACTATGCCCGAAAGGGGCACAACGACGAAGTTTGCCGCAAGCCCCACGATTGAAACCCTGTTGAAATGCCAGGCAAGGATGGGGGAGGTGCCTATGCCCGCGGCTATTGTCACCAGTATCAAAGGCACGACCCGTTTTTTAAGGAACGCGAGAGAGCGCATTTTATATGTCTCCTCCCCGCCGGGTCTTACTTTGTCCTGATCGTCTTTAAGATAGCTCTTCATTTTTGGAACGAGGATTATTATGAAAGCCATTGCCGCGAAGCTCAGCTGGAAGGAGGCGTCCCACACGGAATACGGCGCAAGCGCCATCACGATAATGGCCGCGAGGGCGAGCGTA
This genomic window contains:
- a CDS encoding DUF4124 domain-containing protein, which gives rise to MRLILFLLAALIMAPPAFAELYYWTDGQGNVHITDSMEKVPQEWRGRVRVQKEEQAEKGPQFETETPPPLPAEPGAVLYGDQTLDWWRLSLARKAGEINELQQAINVKTNFVEVFEAGRRFGQVFASEQVAKYNLYKEELPADLRNLAALREEYEELQRKARIAGVPKDIRDP
- a CDS encoding DNA internalization-related competence protein ComEC/Rec2, which codes for MRPLVPVALSILSGIAVSDRLGLSYGPVLAALSLSTGAVLLAYALRLRFSRLAALPVFFFTGALLILPHSRPEFPPGHILDRIQAEDTESVRAGHAIEGHVLEAEPAGKRSRFLLDIEKYREGEEWEPSSGKALLTVNGRADLKPGDRVRTFAMLGGPSNFGNPGEFDYKRWLGRRGVFVTGFVKSERLIEIIEKSPDGPLDVHRIRDRIGKFIESSGLKYSEALKALIISSRGGIEKELKDAFASTGTAHILSISGLHVGMVAAFCYGLFLLLMKRSEALLLAVPAAKAAFALSAAPVIFYGMLAGFPIPTQRAVIMVLAFILSFALGRGKDYLNTLALAAIIVMALAPYSVWDASFQLSFAAMAFIIILVPKMKSYLKDDQDKVRPGGEETYKMRSLAFLKKRVVPLILVTIAAGIGTSPILAWHFNRVSIVGLAANFVVVPLSGIVVPSLLVSAVLLPFSEALAFIPLKIADLVFSIIAGAARIFSSIPYASSWVAPPPLHEIAIFYALIICAVRLEWRRARLPVIALALLLIASYGARGIFYKGNPGKLTVTFLSVGQGDASFIEFPDGATMLVDGGGLNNPDFDTGERIIAPFLRSKGIKKIDYMLLSHAQQDHMGGLPFIAENFRVGEFWWNGHGDLGRLGTALKERGARVRVVNDSTPEKTIDGATVRLLHPTEGTEGLDLNEASVVMKVTYGKDSFLFTGDIGKNEALLSGPALASTVLKVPHHGSRSSSGAAFLAAVSPEIAVISTARLNAFGFPHREALERYSALGVRVMRTDSGGAVVVSTDGKVIEASQYLTGSTR
- a CDS encoding MBL fold metallo-hydrolase, translated to MLIRCWGSRGSVPVSGREYIKYGGDTTCVEVMSASGDLIILDAGTGIRLLGNRLSNDGTRKLNLLLTHAHWDHLFGFPFFKPIYAKGSEIKIYGPQPTQDSLKRIISKTMTAPNFPVEFEDIKADISFLGMGFNGYSIGSVKVSTIPLSHPNMGVGYRLEEDGKAFVFLTDNELAYRHPFGLGYEGYREFSKGADLLFHDAEYRKDEYEAHTSGWGHSTYLDAVRLAMEAGVRKLGLFHQNQDRTDDQVDRIVEECRGLIKKNGSGLECLAVAAGTQIEI